In the genome of Myxococcus stipitatus, one region contains:
- a CDS encoding two-component system sensor histidine kinase NtrB, with the protein MRLVWLVLFRTVAASLSLVITVGRLLLQPFEEPSQADSLSLGVIIAAYVSTVVVGIRLRRRKAGRLDAWVQVVGDVVIATGLVYLSGGADSPLTFLYSLAVIGAAVVLDGRGALWVAVSGAVAFSGLVVVLRLSSDAPMGPVFSSRGLFVLGSNLLALALIAVLAGYLARQLSATGGALSAREEDLRRLGGLQQQILSSMPSGLITCDAQRRVTYVNTAARAILHVEDGRHMGQPLESLLPGVSGLAPRSSRGELVVSTNHGQRRILGLSVTPLEGEPGALLIVFQDLTELRRMEEDLKRSDRLASLGALSAQLAHELRNPLAAMRGSAQLLAQERPTDVVSLKLTNILVRESDRLARLVDDFLRFARPPEPMRREVHLDALLTETVDMLRADPLARDVRVEVSAQERLMAAVDPDQLRQVLINLVRNGFQAAGPQGEVRVGLARGEKEAQIRVWDSAGSITEEMMGHLFEPFFTTRDGGTGLGLSTAHSIIRAHGGTIRVRSAPAEGTEFVVGLPL; encoded by the coding sequence GTGCGCCTGGTCTGGCTGGTGTTGTTCCGAACGGTGGCGGCGAGCCTGTCGCTCGTCATCACCGTGGGTCGCCTGCTGCTTCAGCCCTTCGAGGAGCCGAGCCAGGCTGACTCCCTCTCGTTGGGCGTCATCATCGCCGCCTACGTCTCCACGGTGGTGGTGGGGATTCGGCTTCGGCGCCGCAAGGCCGGGCGGCTGGATGCCTGGGTGCAGGTGGTGGGTGACGTTGTCATCGCCACGGGCCTCGTGTACCTCAGTGGTGGGGCCGACTCTCCGCTGACGTTCCTCTACAGCCTGGCCGTCATCGGCGCCGCCGTGGTGTTGGACGGTCGGGGCGCGCTGTGGGTGGCAGTGTCGGGCGCTGTGGCGTTCTCCGGTCTCGTGGTGGTTCTGCGACTGTCGAGCGACGCACCCATGGGGCCGGTGTTTTCCAGCCGAGGCCTCTTCGTGCTGGGCAGCAACCTGCTGGCGCTCGCGCTCATCGCGGTGCTCGCCGGCTACCTGGCGCGGCAGCTCTCCGCGACGGGTGGCGCGCTGTCGGCGCGTGAGGAGGACCTGCGCAGGCTGGGGGGGCTCCAGCAGCAGATCCTCTCGTCGATGCCCTCGGGCCTCATCACGTGTGATGCCCAGCGGCGCGTCACCTACGTCAACACCGCCGCGCGAGCCATCCTCCACGTCGAGGACGGGCGTCACATGGGGCAGCCGCTCGAGTCCCTCCTGCCAGGGGTCTCCGGGCTCGCGCCGCGCTCTTCGCGAGGCGAGCTGGTGGTGAGCACGAATCATGGCCAGCGGCGCATCCTCGGCCTGTCGGTGACGCCGCTGGAGGGTGAGCCAGGGGCGCTGCTCATCGTCTTCCAGGACCTGACCGAGCTGCGGCGGATGGAGGAGGACCTCAAGCGCTCGGACCGTCTCGCGAGCCTGGGGGCGCTCTCCGCGCAGCTCGCGCATGAGCTGCGAAATCCCCTGGCGGCGATGCGAGGCTCCGCGCAGCTCCTGGCGCAAGAGCGCCCGACGGACGTGGTGTCGCTCAAGCTCACCAACATCCTGGTGCGGGAGTCGGACCGGCTGGCGCGCCTGGTGGATGACTTCCTGCGCTTCGCCCGTCCTCCGGAGCCGATGCGCCGAGAGGTCCACCTGGATGCGTTGCTGACGGAGACAGTGGACATGCTGCGCGCGGACCCGCTGGCCAGGGACGTGCGGGTGGAGGTGTCCGCGCAGGAGCGGCTGATGGCGGCGGTGGACCCGGACCAGCTGCGCCAGGTGCTCATCAACCTGGTGCGCAATGGCTTCCAGGCGGCGGGCCCCCAGGGTGAGGTGAGGGTGGGGTTGGCGCGAGGGGAGAAGGAAGCCCAGATTCGCGTGTGGGACTCGGCGGGCAGCATCACCGAGGAGATGATGGGGCACCTGTTCGAGCCCTTCTTCACCACGCGGGATGGTGGCACGGGGCTGGGGTTGTCCACCGCGCACTCCATCATCCGCGCGCATGGCGGTACCATCCGGGTGCGCTCGGCGCCGGCCGAGGGAACGGAGTTCGTCGTGGGGTTGCCGCTGTGA